In Danaus plexippus chromosome 14, MEX_DaPlex, whole genome shotgun sequence, a single genomic region encodes these proteins:
- the LOC116769580 gene encoding muscarinic acetylcholine receptor DM1, producing the protein MLIAFNQTANLSDLAFDSDRPASPFSLAQKIVIAIIASVLSVLTVVGNSMVMISFKIDKQLQTISNYFLFSLAVADFAVGLISMPLFTMFTIYGYWPLGPHICDTWLALDYLASNASVLNLLIISFDRYFSVTRPLTYRAKRTTRRAMVMIGCAWGFSLVLWPPWIYAWPYIDGERKVPPHECYIQFIETNQFITFGTAIAAFYVPVTVMCILYYKIWRETKKRQKDLPNLQGGKKHDSSKRSNSSDETKEIDGRARSESGDADSVYHVRGALHDARWRDNQALSQRPKRGWAAVRDWCVAWWHSGREDLEDTEPEEEPSDPGYATPVSVETPLQSTVSRCTSLNVIRDPYAGRGGSGGSSVTDGGTSPLRRNFETPAPIPAARDSRSLPPNTRINTSASPAPKSASADSVYTILIRLPDADTERPSIKMITEESPPTNTRTHYRPARGDSELNIHPAGHAALTRRTSHIQDVRIPLNAKIIPKQLAGKGITSKQPKKKKTQEKKQESKAAKTLSAILLSFIITWTPYNILVLLKPLTACTKCDELWSFFYALCYINSTINPVCYALCNATFRRTYVRILTCKWHNRNREAMTRGVYN; encoded by the exons ATGCTCATCGCTTTTAACCAAACAGCTAACTTGTCAGACCTGGCGTTCGATTCCGACCGTCCTGCCAGTCCCTTCAGCCTCGCCCAGAAGATCGTCATAGCCATCATCGCCAGCGTCCTCTCCGTACTCACAGTAGTCGGCAACTCCATGGTCATGATAAGCTTTAAGATCGACAAACAACTGCAGACAATCAGCAATTACTTCCTGTTCTCGCTAGCGGTCGCCGACTTCGCTGTTGGTTTGATATCTATGCCACTATTCACAATGTTCACGATATACGGCTACTGGCCGCTGGGACCTCATATTTGCGACACCTGGCTAGCGTTGGATTACTTAGCGTCGAACGCATCCGTACTTaaccttttaataataagtttcgATCGATATTTTAGTGTGACGCGGCCCTTAACGTACAGGGCTAAGAGGACTACACGCCGCGCGATGGTTATGATAGGATGTGCGTGGGGTTTCAGTTTGGTGTTATGGCCGCCGTGGATTTACGCATGGCCGTATATAGATGGCGAGAGGAAGGTACCACCTCACGAATGTTACATACAGTTCATAGAGACAAACCAGTTTATCACGTTCGGAACAGCCATAGCTGCGTTTTATGTGCCAGTGACAGTGATGTGTATATTGTACTATAAAATTTGGAGGGAAACCAAAAAAAGACAGAAGGATCTGCCTAATCTACAAGGCGGCAAGAAACACGATTCATCGAAGAGATCTAATTCTAG TGACGAAACCAAAGAAATAGATGGTCGAGCAAGATCCGAGTCCGGGGATGCTGATTCAGTGTATCACGTGAGGGGTGCACTCCACGACGCCAGGTGGAGAGACAATCAG GCCTTATCCCAACGTCCAAAGCGAGGCTGGGCTGCGGTGAGGGACTGGTGTGTCGCTTGGTGGCACTCTGGTAGAGAAGACCTCGAGGATACAGAACCGGAGGAAGAGCCATCTGACCCTGGGTATGCCACACCCGTGTCAGTTGAGACGCCGTTGCAGAGTACTGTGTCCAG ATGCACATCTCTCAATGTAATAAGAGATCCATACGCTGGCCGCGGGGGATCGGGGGGGTCGAGTGTCACGGATGGAGGGACTTCTCCACTCCGACGTAATTTCGAGACGCCTGCCCCTATACCAGCTGCCAGAGACAGCCGATCGCTGCCACCGAACACCAGAATCAACACCTCCGCGTCACCAGCCCCAAAATCAGCATCTGCTGATTCGGTTTACACCATCCTTATCAGATTACCAGATGCTGATACAGAAAGACCCAGCATTAAAATGATCACCGAAGAGTCTCCTCCGACGAACACAAGAACACACTATCGACCTGCTCGAGGGGATTCCGAACTAAACATACACCCAGCTGGTCACGCTGCACTAACCAGACGGACATCACACATACAAGACGTGAGAATTCCTCTAAATGCGAAAATTATACCGAAACAGCTGGCTGGCAAAGGGATTACTTCAAAACAGccaaagaaaaagaaaactcAAGAGAAGAAACAGGAATCAAAAGCTGCGAAAACGCTCTCAGCGATATTGTTATCTTTCATCATCACTTGGACGCCTTATAATATCCTCGTGCTATTGAAACCACTCACAGCATGTACCAAGTGTGATGAACTTTGGTCTTTCTTTTACGCGCTATGTTACATCAACTCCACTATAAATCCCGTGTGTTATGCCCTATGCAACGCGACGTTCAGGAGAACGTACGTTAGAATTTTGACTTGTAAATGGCATAATAGAAATAGGGAAGCAATGACAAGAGGAGTGTACAATTAG